A part of Oncorhynchus gorbuscha isolate QuinsamMale2020 ecotype Even-year linkage group LG09, OgorEven_v1.0, whole genome shotgun sequence genomic DNA contains:
- the LOC124043455 gene encoding myocyte-specific enhancer factor 2D homolog isoform X1: MGRKKIQIQRITDERNRQVTFTKRKFGLMKKAYELSVLCDCEIALIIFNHSNKLFQYASTDMDKVLLKYTEYNEPHESRTNADIIETLRKKGFNGCESPEPDGEDSIDQSPLNDDKYRKTTEDLDILFKRYGVSSAVPPPTFSMPVTVQASNQNTLQFSNPGNAMVTTSYVTSPSDNHHLSPQQPALQRNTVSPGLPQRPASAGAMLGGDLNNSNGGCPSPVPNGYISARASPGLLSVSNGNSLGKVVPAKSPPPPQSPQMVNSRKPDLRVITSQGGKSLMQMTDDELEMVSENAQRLAGAQVAQALTTPVVSVTTPSLLAQGLPFSAMPTAYNTEYQLTSADITALHALASPGGLLQGNVSWQQQPSLSQQQQQQQQQQLSLASLSNLVMWGMDKQSGDLSSQISSLAANLSASQSNLLLGRDEWLGRPVGHIPQGTMLTVNTNSNMSIKSEPISPGRDRRSPCPPPSSSGGGVQTAAPPPQYPGSLLCLEPPTGRSPADSLSSNGSSYEGNDHDDPAAGGGGGGIGGSAAGNMGNPGRSLPPEFSPSVELLRAQNEAEQEGANIKRMRLDAWVT, encoded by the exons ATGGGGAGGAAAAAGATTCAGATCCAACGGATCACTGATGAGAGGAACAGACAG GTGACGTTCACCAAGAGAAAGTTTGGCCTGATGAAGAAGGCGTACGAGCTGAGTGTGCTGTGTGACTGTGAGATTGCCCTCATCATCTTCAACCACTCCAACAAGCTGTTCCAGTACGCCAGCACCGACATGGACAAGGTGCTGCTCAAGTACACCGAGTACAATGAACCCCACGAGAGCCGGACCAACGCCGACATCATTGAG ACGTTGCGAAAGAAAGGCTTCAACGGTTGCGAAAGTCCCGAGCCGGACGGAGAGGACTCCATAGACCAGAGCCCCCTGAACGACGACAAATACCGCAAGACCACCGAAGACCTAGACATCCTCTTCAAGCGCTACGGTGTCAGT TCTGCGGTCCCACCCCCCACATTTTCCATGCCCGTCACCGTCCAGGCTTCTAATCAGAACACATTGCAATTCAGTAACCCTGGCAACGCCATGGTGACCACCTCCTACGTGACGTCGCCGTCTGACAACCACCACCTGTCGCCCCAGCAACCGGCGCTCCAGAGAAACACAGTGTCTCCTGGGTTGCCACAGCGACCGGCCAGTGCAG GTGCTATGCTCGGGGGAGACCTGAACAATTCAAATGGAGGATGCCCAAGTCCAGTCC CTAACGGATACATCAGTGCCAGGGCCTCCCCgggcctcctctctgtctccaatgGCAACAGCCTGGGGAAAGTAGTACCGGCCAAGTCCCCGCCCCCGCCTCAGAGCCCACAGATGGTCAACAGCCGCAAGCCAGACCTCCGGGTAATCACCTCTCAGGGTGGGAAGAGCCTGATGCAGATG ACAGATGATGAGCTGGAGATGGTGAGCGag AATGCCCAACGTTTGGCCGGCGCACAAGTGGCCCAGGCGCTCACCACGCCAGTGGTCTCTGTGACAACGCCCAGCCTCCTGGCACAGGGGTTGCCCTTCTCCGCCATGCCGACAGCTTACAACACAG AATACCAGCTGACGAGCGCTGACATCACCGCTCTCCACGCCCTGGCGTCACCAGGCGGCCTGCTGCAAGGCAACGTGTCGTGGCAACAGCAACCGTCTTTGtcccagcagcaacagcagcagcaacagcaacaacttAGTCTGGCGTCACTTAGCAACTTGGT CATGTGGGGCATGGACAAACAGAGCGGGGACCTGTCTAGCCAGATCTCCAGTCTGGCGGCCAATCTGAG CGCCTCGCAGTCCAACCTCCTCTTGGGTAGAGATGAGTGGTTGGGCCG GCCGGTGGGGCACATACCTCAGGGCACCATGCTGACTGTCAACACCAACTCCAACATGAGCATCAAGTCCGAGCCCATCTCGCCTGGCCGAGACCGCCGCTCCCCGTGCCCCCCGCCGTCCTCATCCGGGGGAGGCGTCCAGACGGCCGCGCCTCCGCCACAATACCCTGGTTCCCTGCTGTGCCTGGAGCCCCCAACCGGCCGTTCCCCCGCCGACAGCCTCAGCAGCAACGGCAGCTCCTACGAGGGCAATGACCACGATGACCCTGCGGCAGGTGGCGGAGGAGGAGGCATCGGCGGAAGTGCAGCGGGCAACATGGGCAACCCTGGCCGCTCCCTGCCCCCCGAATTCAGCCCCTCGGTGGAGCTCCTGCGGGCCCAGAATGAGGCGGAGCAGGAGGGAGCCAACATAAAACGCATGAGACTCGATGCGTGGGTCACATAG
- the LOC124043455 gene encoding myocyte-specific enhancer factor 2D homolog isoform X7, with amino-acid sequence MGRKKIQIQRITDERNRQVTFTKRKFGLMKKAYELSVLCDCEIALIIFNHSNKLFQYASTDMDKVLLKYTEYNEPHESRTNADIIETLRKKGFNGCESPEPDGEDSIDQSPLNDDKYRKTTEDLDILFKRYGVSSAVPPPTFSMPVTVQASNQNTLQFSNPGNAMVTTSYVTSPSDNHHLSPQQPALQRNTVSPGLPQRPASAGAMLGGDLNNSNGGCPSPVPNGYISARASPGLLSVSNGNSLGKVVPAKSPPPPQSPQMVNSRKPDLRVITSQGGKSLMQMNAQRLAGAQVAQALTTPVVSVTTPSLLAQGLPFSAMPTAYNTEYQLTSADITALHALASPGGLLQGNVSWQQQPSLSQQQQQQQQQQLSLASLSNLVPVGHIPQGTMLTVNTNSNMSIKSEPISPGRDRRSPCPPPSSSGGGVQTAAPPPQYPGSLLCLEPPTGRSPADSLSSNGSSYEGNDHDDPAAGGGGGGIGGSAAGNMGNPGRSLPPEFSPSVELLRAQNEAEQEGANIKRMRLDAWVT; translated from the exons ATGGGGAGGAAAAAGATTCAGATCCAACGGATCACTGATGAGAGGAACAGACAG GTGACGTTCACCAAGAGAAAGTTTGGCCTGATGAAGAAGGCGTACGAGCTGAGTGTGCTGTGTGACTGTGAGATTGCCCTCATCATCTTCAACCACTCCAACAAGCTGTTCCAGTACGCCAGCACCGACATGGACAAGGTGCTGCTCAAGTACACCGAGTACAATGAACCCCACGAGAGCCGGACCAACGCCGACATCATTGAG ACGTTGCGAAAGAAAGGCTTCAACGGTTGCGAAAGTCCCGAGCCGGACGGAGAGGACTCCATAGACCAGAGCCCCCTGAACGACGACAAATACCGCAAGACCACCGAAGACCTAGACATCCTCTTCAAGCGCTACGGTGTCAGT TCTGCGGTCCCACCCCCCACATTTTCCATGCCCGTCACCGTCCAGGCTTCTAATCAGAACACATTGCAATTCAGTAACCCTGGCAACGCCATGGTGACCACCTCCTACGTGACGTCGCCGTCTGACAACCACCACCTGTCGCCCCAGCAACCGGCGCTCCAGAGAAACACAGTGTCTCCTGGGTTGCCACAGCGACCGGCCAGTGCAG GTGCTATGCTCGGGGGAGACCTGAACAATTCAAATGGAGGATGCCCAAGTCCAGTCC CTAACGGATACATCAGTGCCAGGGCCTCCCCgggcctcctctctgtctccaatgGCAACAGCCTGGGGAAAGTAGTACCGGCCAAGTCCCCGCCCCCGCCTCAGAGCCCACAGATGGTCAACAGCCGCAAGCCAGACCTCCGGGTAATCACCTCTCAGGGTGGGAAGAGCCTGATGCAGATG AATGCCCAACGTTTGGCCGGCGCACAAGTGGCCCAGGCGCTCACCACGCCAGTGGTCTCTGTGACAACGCCCAGCCTCCTGGCACAGGGGTTGCCCTTCTCCGCCATGCCGACAGCTTACAACACAG AATACCAGCTGACGAGCGCTGACATCACCGCTCTCCACGCCCTGGCGTCACCAGGCGGCCTGCTGCAAGGCAACGTGTCGTGGCAACAGCAACCGTCTTTGtcccagcagcaacagcagcagcaacagcaacaacttAGTCTGGCGTCACTTAGCAACTTGGT GCCGGTGGGGCACATACCTCAGGGCACCATGCTGACTGTCAACACCAACTCCAACATGAGCATCAAGTCCGAGCCCATCTCGCCTGGCCGAGACCGCCGCTCCCCGTGCCCCCCGCCGTCCTCATCCGGGGGAGGCGTCCAGACGGCCGCGCCTCCGCCACAATACCCTGGTTCCCTGCTGTGCCTGGAGCCCCCAACCGGCCGTTCCCCCGCCGACAGCCTCAGCAGCAACGGCAGCTCCTACGAGGGCAATGACCACGATGACCCTGCGGCAGGTGGCGGAGGAGGAGGCATCGGCGGAAGTGCAGCGGGCAACATGGGCAACCCTGGCCGCTCCCTGCCCCCCGAATTCAGCCCCTCGGTGGAGCTCCTGCGGGCCCAGAATGAGGCGGAGCAGGAGGGAGCCAACATAAAACGCATGAGACTCGATGCGTGGGTCACATAG
- the LOC124043455 gene encoding myocyte-specific enhancer factor 2D homolog isoform X3 codes for MGRKKIQIQRITDERNRQVTFTKRKFGLMKKAYELSVLCDCEIALIIFNHSNKLFQYASTDMDKVLLKYTEYNEPHESRTNADIIETLRKKGFNGCESPEPDGEDSIDQSPLNDDKYRKTTEDLDILFKRYGVSSAVPPPTFSMPVTVQASNQNTLQFSNPGNAMVTTSYVTSPSDNHHLSPQQPALQRNTVSPGLPQRPASAGAMLGGDLNNSNGGCPSPVPNGYISARASPGLLSVSNGNSLGKVVPAKSPPPPQSPQMVNSRKPDLRVITSQGGKSLMQMNAQRLAGAQVAQALTTPVVSVTTPSLLAQGLPFSAMPTAYNTEYQLTSADITALHALASPGGLLQGNVSWQQQPSLSQQQQQQQQQQLSLASLSNLVMWGMDKQSGDLSSQISSLAANLSASQSNLLLGRDEWLGRPVGHIPQGTMLTVNTNSNMSIKSEPISPGRDRRSPCPPPSSSGGGVQTAAPPPQYPGSLLCLEPPTGRSPADSLSSNGSSYEGNDHDDPAAGGGGGGIGGSAAGNMGNPGRSLPPEFSPSVELLRAQNEAEQEGANIKRMRLDAWVT; via the exons ATGGGGAGGAAAAAGATTCAGATCCAACGGATCACTGATGAGAGGAACAGACAG GTGACGTTCACCAAGAGAAAGTTTGGCCTGATGAAGAAGGCGTACGAGCTGAGTGTGCTGTGTGACTGTGAGATTGCCCTCATCATCTTCAACCACTCCAACAAGCTGTTCCAGTACGCCAGCACCGACATGGACAAGGTGCTGCTCAAGTACACCGAGTACAATGAACCCCACGAGAGCCGGACCAACGCCGACATCATTGAG ACGTTGCGAAAGAAAGGCTTCAACGGTTGCGAAAGTCCCGAGCCGGACGGAGAGGACTCCATAGACCAGAGCCCCCTGAACGACGACAAATACCGCAAGACCACCGAAGACCTAGACATCCTCTTCAAGCGCTACGGTGTCAGT TCTGCGGTCCCACCCCCCACATTTTCCATGCCCGTCACCGTCCAGGCTTCTAATCAGAACACATTGCAATTCAGTAACCCTGGCAACGCCATGGTGACCACCTCCTACGTGACGTCGCCGTCTGACAACCACCACCTGTCGCCCCAGCAACCGGCGCTCCAGAGAAACACAGTGTCTCCTGGGTTGCCACAGCGACCGGCCAGTGCAG GTGCTATGCTCGGGGGAGACCTGAACAATTCAAATGGAGGATGCCCAAGTCCAGTCC CTAACGGATACATCAGTGCCAGGGCCTCCCCgggcctcctctctgtctccaatgGCAACAGCCTGGGGAAAGTAGTACCGGCCAAGTCCCCGCCCCCGCCTCAGAGCCCACAGATGGTCAACAGCCGCAAGCCAGACCTCCGGGTAATCACCTCTCAGGGTGGGAAGAGCCTGATGCAGATG AATGCCCAACGTTTGGCCGGCGCACAAGTGGCCCAGGCGCTCACCACGCCAGTGGTCTCTGTGACAACGCCCAGCCTCCTGGCACAGGGGTTGCCCTTCTCCGCCATGCCGACAGCTTACAACACAG AATACCAGCTGACGAGCGCTGACATCACCGCTCTCCACGCCCTGGCGTCACCAGGCGGCCTGCTGCAAGGCAACGTGTCGTGGCAACAGCAACCGTCTTTGtcccagcagcaacagcagcagcaacagcaacaacttAGTCTGGCGTCACTTAGCAACTTGGT CATGTGGGGCATGGACAAACAGAGCGGGGACCTGTCTAGCCAGATCTCCAGTCTGGCGGCCAATCTGAG CGCCTCGCAGTCCAACCTCCTCTTGGGTAGAGATGAGTGGTTGGGCCG GCCGGTGGGGCACATACCTCAGGGCACCATGCTGACTGTCAACACCAACTCCAACATGAGCATCAAGTCCGAGCCCATCTCGCCTGGCCGAGACCGCCGCTCCCCGTGCCCCCCGCCGTCCTCATCCGGGGGAGGCGTCCAGACGGCCGCGCCTCCGCCACAATACCCTGGTTCCCTGCTGTGCCTGGAGCCCCCAACCGGCCGTTCCCCCGCCGACAGCCTCAGCAGCAACGGCAGCTCCTACGAGGGCAATGACCACGATGACCCTGCGGCAGGTGGCGGAGGAGGAGGCATCGGCGGAAGTGCAGCGGGCAACATGGGCAACCCTGGCCGCTCCCTGCCCCCCGAATTCAGCCCCTCGGTGGAGCTCCTGCGGGCCCAGAATGAGGCGGAGCAGGAGGGAGCCAACATAAAACGCATGAGACTCGATGCGTGGGTCACATAG
- the LOC124043455 gene encoding myocyte-specific enhancer factor 2D homolog isoform X6, whose amino-acid sequence MGRKKIQIQRITDERNRQVTFTKRKFGLMKKAYELSVLCDCEIALIIFNHSNKLFQYASTDMDKVLLKYTEYNEPHESRTNADIIETLRKKGFNGCESPEPDGEDSIDQSPLNDDKYRKTTEDLDILFKRYGVSSAVPPPTFSMPVTVQASNQNTLQFSNPGNAMVTTSYVTSPSDNHHLSPQQPALQRNTVSPGLPQRPASAGAMLGGDLNNSNGGCPSPVPNGYISARASPGLLSVSNGNSLGKVVPAKSPPPPQSPQMVNSRKPDLRVITSQGGKSLMQMTDDELEMNAQRLAGAQVAQALTTPVVSVTTPSLLAQGLPFSAMPTAYNTEYQLTSADITALHALASPGGLLQGNVSWQQQPSLSQQQQQQQQQQLSLASLSNLVPVGHIPQGTMLTVNTNSNMSIKSEPISPGRDRRSPCPPPSSSGGGVQTAAPPPQYPGSLLCLEPPTGRSPADSLSSNGSSYEGNDHDDPAAGGGGGGIGGSAAGNMGNPGRSLPPEFSPSVELLRAQNEAEQEGANIKRMRLDAWVT is encoded by the exons ATGGGGAGGAAAAAGATTCAGATCCAACGGATCACTGATGAGAGGAACAGACAG GTGACGTTCACCAAGAGAAAGTTTGGCCTGATGAAGAAGGCGTACGAGCTGAGTGTGCTGTGTGACTGTGAGATTGCCCTCATCATCTTCAACCACTCCAACAAGCTGTTCCAGTACGCCAGCACCGACATGGACAAGGTGCTGCTCAAGTACACCGAGTACAATGAACCCCACGAGAGCCGGACCAACGCCGACATCATTGAG ACGTTGCGAAAGAAAGGCTTCAACGGTTGCGAAAGTCCCGAGCCGGACGGAGAGGACTCCATAGACCAGAGCCCCCTGAACGACGACAAATACCGCAAGACCACCGAAGACCTAGACATCCTCTTCAAGCGCTACGGTGTCAGT TCTGCGGTCCCACCCCCCACATTTTCCATGCCCGTCACCGTCCAGGCTTCTAATCAGAACACATTGCAATTCAGTAACCCTGGCAACGCCATGGTGACCACCTCCTACGTGACGTCGCCGTCTGACAACCACCACCTGTCGCCCCAGCAACCGGCGCTCCAGAGAAACACAGTGTCTCCTGGGTTGCCACAGCGACCGGCCAGTGCAG GTGCTATGCTCGGGGGAGACCTGAACAATTCAAATGGAGGATGCCCAAGTCCAGTCC CTAACGGATACATCAGTGCCAGGGCCTCCCCgggcctcctctctgtctccaatgGCAACAGCCTGGGGAAAGTAGTACCGGCCAAGTCCCCGCCCCCGCCTCAGAGCCCACAGATGGTCAACAGCCGCAAGCCAGACCTCCGGGTAATCACCTCTCAGGGTGGGAAGAGCCTGATGCAGATG ACAGATGATGAGCTGGAGATG AATGCCCAACGTTTGGCCGGCGCACAAGTGGCCCAGGCGCTCACCACGCCAGTGGTCTCTGTGACAACGCCCAGCCTCCTGGCACAGGGGTTGCCCTTCTCCGCCATGCCGACAGCTTACAACACAG AATACCAGCTGACGAGCGCTGACATCACCGCTCTCCACGCCCTGGCGTCACCAGGCGGCCTGCTGCAAGGCAACGTGTCGTGGCAACAGCAACCGTCTTTGtcccagcagcaacagcagcagcaacagcaacaacttAGTCTGGCGTCACTTAGCAACTTGGT GCCGGTGGGGCACATACCTCAGGGCACCATGCTGACTGTCAACACCAACTCCAACATGAGCATCAAGTCCGAGCCCATCTCGCCTGGCCGAGACCGCCGCTCCCCGTGCCCCCCGCCGTCCTCATCCGGGGGAGGCGTCCAGACGGCCGCGCCTCCGCCACAATACCCTGGTTCCCTGCTGTGCCTGGAGCCCCCAACCGGCCGTTCCCCCGCCGACAGCCTCAGCAGCAACGGCAGCTCCTACGAGGGCAATGACCACGATGACCCTGCGGCAGGTGGCGGAGGAGGAGGCATCGGCGGAAGTGCAGCGGGCAACATGGGCAACCCTGGCCGCTCCCTGCCCCCCGAATTCAGCCCCTCGGTGGAGCTCCTGCGGGCCCAGAATGAGGCGGAGCAGGAGGGAGCCAACATAAAACGCATGAGACTCGATGCGTGGGTCACATAG
- the LOC124043455 gene encoding myocyte-specific enhancer factor 2D homolog isoform X2, translating into MGRKKIQIQRITDERNRQVTFTKRKFGLMKKAYELSVLCDCEIALIIFNHSNKLFQYASTDMDKVLLKYTEYNEPHESRTNADIIETLRKKGFNGCESPEPDGEDSIDQSPLNDDKYRKTTEDLDILFKRYGVSSAVPPPTFSMPVTVQASNQNTLQFSNPGNAMVTTSYVTSPSDNHHLSPQQPALQRNTVSPGLPQRPASAGAMLGGDLNNSNGGCPSPVPNGYISARASPGLLSVSNGNSLGKVVPAKSPPPPQSPQMVNSRKPDLRVITSQGGKSLMQMTDDELEMNAQRLAGAQVAQALTTPVVSVTTPSLLAQGLPFSAMPTAYNTEYQLTSADITALHALASPGGLLQGNVSWQQQPSLSQQQQQQQQQQLSLASLSNLVMWGMDKQSGDLSSQISSLAANLSASQSNLLLGRDEWLGRPVGHIPQGTMLTVNTNSNMSIKSEPISPGRDRRSPCPPPSSSGGGVQTAAPPPQYPGSLLCLEPPTGRSPADSLSSNGSSYEGNDHDDPAAGGGGGGIGGSAAGNMGNPGRSLPPEFSPSVELLRAQNEAEQEGANIKRMRLDAWVT; encoded by the exons ATGGGGAGGAAAAAGATTCAGATCCAACGGATCACTGATGAGAGGAACAGACAG GTGACGTTCACCAAGAGAAAGTTTGGCCTGATGAAGAAGGCGTACGAGCTGAGTGTGCTGTGTGACTGTGAGATTGCCCTCATCATCTTCAACCACTCCAACAAGCTGTTCCAGTACGCCAGCACCGACATGGACAAGGTGCTGCTCAAGTACACCGAGTACAATGAACCCCACGAGAGCCGGACCAACGCCGACATCATTGAG ACGTTGCGAAAGAAAGGCTTCAACGGTTGCGAAAGTCCCGAGCCGGACGGAGAGGACTCCATAGACCAGAGCCCCCTGAACGACGACAAATACCGCAAGACCACCGAAGACCTAGACATCCTCTTCAAGCGCTACGGTGTCAGT TCTGCGGTCCCACCCCCCACATTTTCCATGCCCGTCACCGTCCAGGCTTCTAATCAGAACACATTGCAATTCAGTAACCCTGGCAACGCCATGGTGACCACCTCCTACGTGACGTCGCCGTCTGACAACCACCACCTGTCGCCCCAGCAACCGGCGCTCCAGAGAAACACAGTGTCTCCTGGGTTGCCACAGCGACCGGCCAGTGCAG GTGCTATGCTCGGGGGAGACCTGAACAATTCAAATGGAGGATGCCCAAGTCCAGTCC CTAACGGATACATCAGTGCCAGGGCCTCCCCgggcctcctctctgtctccaatgGCAACAGCCTGGGGAAAGTAGTACCGGCCAAGTCCCCGCCCCCGCCTCAGAGCCCACAGATGGTCAACAGCCGCAAGCCAGACCTCCGGGTAATCACCTCTCAGGGTGGGAAGAGCCTGATGCAGATG ACAGATGATGAGCTGGAGATG AATGCCCAACGTTTGGCCGGCGCACAAGTGGCCCAGGCGCTCACCACGCCAGTGGTCTCTGTGACAACGCCCAGCCTCCTGGCACAGGGGTTGCCCTTCTCCGCCATGCCGACAGCTTACAACACAG AATACCAGCTGACGAGCGCTGACATCACCGCTCTCCACGCCCTGGCGTCACCAGGCGGCCTGCTGCAAGGCAACGTGTCGTGGCAACAGCAACCGTCTTTGtcccagcagcaacagcagcagcaacagcaacaacttAGTCTGGCGTCACTTAGCAACTTGGT CATGTGGGGCATGGACAAACAGAGCGGGGACCTGTCTAGCCAGATCTCCAGTCTGGCGGCCAATCTGAG CGCCTCGCAGTCCAACCTCCTCTTGGGTAGAGATGAGTGGTTGGGCCG GCCGGTGGGGCACATACCTCAGGGCACCATGCTGACTGTCAACACCAACTCCAACATGAGCATCAAGTCCGAGCCCATCTCGCCTGGCCGAGACCGCCGCTCCCCGTGCCCCCCGCCGTCCTCATCCGGGGGAGGCGTCCAGACGGCCGCGCCTCCGCCACAATACCCTGGTTCCCTGCTGTGCCTGGAGCCCCCAACCGGCCGTTCCCCCGCCGACAGCCTCAGCAGCAACGGCAGCTCCTACGAGGGCAATGACCACGATGACCCTGCGGCAGGTGGCGGAGGAGGAGGCATCGGCGGAAGTGCAGCGGGCAACATGGGCAACCCTGGCCGCTCCCTGCCCCCCGAATTCAGCCCCTCGGTGGAGCTCCTGCGGGCCCAGAATGAGGCGGAGCAGGAGGGAGCCAACATAAAACGCATGAGACTCGATGCGTGGGTCACATAG
- the LOC124043455 gene encoding myocyte-specific enhancer factor 2D homolog isoform X4, which produces MGRKKIQIQRITDERNRQVTFTKRKFGLMKKAYELSVLCDCEIALIIFNHSNKLFQYASTDMDKVLLKYTEYNEPHESRTNADIIETLRKKGFNGCESPEPDGEDSIDQSPLNDDKYRKTTEDLDILFKRYGVSSAVPPPTFSMPVTVQASNQNTLQFSNPGNAMVTTSYVTSPSDNHHLSPQQPALQRNTVSPGLPQRPASAGAMLGGDLNNSNGGCPSPVPNGYISARASPGLLSVSNGNSLGKVVPAKSPPPPQSPQMVNSRKPDLRVITSQGGKSLMQMTDDELEMVSENAQRLAGAQVAQALTTPVVSVTTPSLLAQGLPFSAMPTAYNTEYQLTSADITALHALASPGGLLQGNVSWQQQPSLSQQQQQQQQQQLSLASLSNLVMWGMDKQSGDLSSQISSLAANLRPVGHIPQGTMLTVNTNSNMSIKSEPISPGRDRRSPCPPPSSSGGGVQTAAPPPQYPGSLLCLEPPTGRSPADSLSSNGSSYEGNDHDDPAAGGGGGGIGGSAAGNMGNPGRSLPPEFSPSVELLRAQNEAEQEGANIKRMRLDAWVT; this is translated from the exons ATGGGGAGGAAAAAGATTCAGATCCAACGGATCACTGATGAGAGGAACAGACAG GTGACGTTCACCAAGAGAAAGTTTGGCCTGATGAAGAAGGCGTACGAGCTGAGTGTGCTGTGTGACTGTGAGATTGCCCTCATCATCTTCAACCACTCCAACAAGCTGTTCCAGTACGCCAGCACCGACATGGACAAGGTGCTGCTCAAGTACACCGAGTACAATGAACCCCACGAGAGCCGGACCAACGCCGACATCATTGAG ACGTTGCGAAAGAAAGGCTTCAACGGTTGCGAAAGTCCCGAGCCGGACGGAGAGGACTCCATAGACCAGAGCCCCCTGAACGACGACAAATACCGCAAGACCACCGAAGACCTAGACATCCTCTTCAAGCGCTACGGTGTCAGT TCTGCGGTCCCACCCCCCACATTTTCCATGCCCGTCACCGTCCAGGCTTCTAATCAGAACACATTGCAATTCAGTAACCCTGGCAACGCCATGGTGACCACCTCCTACGTGACGTCGCCGTCTGACAACCACCACCTGTCGCCCCAGCAACCGGCGCTCCAGAGAAACACAGTGTCTCCTGGGTTGCCACAGCGACCGGCCAGTGCAG GTGCTATGCTCGGGGGAGACCTGAACAATTCAAATGGAGGATGCCCAAGTCCAGTCC CTAACGGATACATCAGTGCCAGGGCCTCCCCgggcctcctctctgtctccaatgGCAACAGCCTGGGGAAAGTAGTACCGGCCAAGTCCCCGCCCCCGCCTCAGAGCCCACAGATGGTCAACAGCCGCAAGCCAGACCTCCGGGTAATCACCTCTCAGGGTGGGAAGAGCCTGATGCAGATG ACAGATGATGAGCTGGAGATGGTGAGCGag AATGCCCAACGTTTGGCCGGCGCACAAGTGGCCCAGGCGCTCACCACGCCAGTGGTCTCTGTGACAACGCCCAGCCTCCTGGCACAGGGGTTGCCCTTCTCCGCCATGCCGACAGCTTACAACACAG AATACCAGCTGACGAGCGCTGACATCACCGCTCTCCACGCCCTGGCGTCACCAGGCGGCCTGCTGCAAGGCAACGTGTCGTGGCAACAGCAACCGTCTTTGtcccagcagcaacagcagcagcaacagcaacaacttAGTCTGGCGTCACTTAGCAACTTGGT CATGTGGGGCATGGACAAACAGAGCGGGGACCTGTCTAGCCAGATCTCCAGTCTGGCGGCCAATCTGAG GCCGGTGGGGCACATACCTCAGGGCACCATGCTGACTGTCAACACCAACTCCAACATGAGCATCAAGTCCGAGCCCATCTCGCCTGGCCGAGACCGCCGCTCCCCGTGCCCCCCGCCGTCCTCATCCGGGGGAGGCGTCCAGACGGCCGCGCCTCCGCCACAATACCCTGGTTCCCTGCTGTGCCTGGAGCCCCCAACCGGCCGTTCCCCCGCCGACAGCCTCAGCAGCAACGGCAGCTCCTACGAGGGCAATGACCACGATGACCCTGCGGCAGGTGGCGGAGGAGGAGGCATCGGCGGAAGTGCAGCGGGCAACATGGGCAACCCTGGCCGCTCCCTGCCCCCCGAATTCAGCCCCTCGGTGGAGCTCCTGCGGGCCCAGAATGAGGCGGAGCAGGAGGGAGCCAACATAAAACGCATGAGACTCGATGCGTGGGTCACATAG